GTTCTCTGGTTCCACCGTTTCTGAGGGAAGATATCTCCAGCTAACTGATTTTTTCTCCACTGTTTTCCTCTGTTCTATATCACGGCCTAGGTCTCCTTCAGGCTCATTAGTGTTGACATTGTTGAGAGGTTTATTGGAATCCTCCATTGATATAATATCTCTCAAGGTCAAAGCCTTGTTAGAGACACTTTCTGATTCAGCTACTACATTTTCAAGTGGCGGTTTCTCGCAACCAACTTCATCTCCAGTCACAACCAACTCCATAACATCTTTAGTGTCAACACATTCTTCAGGCTTGTTGTCTTCTGAGGACTTGGGTTCGGAAACATTCCCATTTACTTTGAGAGTTTCTTCCTTGTTGAATAAGAACTTCTCCTGCACCATAGGCACACCCTCATCGACACATATATCTTTGACGACGATTTGAGTAGGCTCCTTGCAGTTACAAACTACGCTCTCTTGTAAGTCGCATGCTGATACATTCTTGTCCATAAACATTTTGTCGCTTATGCTttgtagatcattcatagtgGTTGCCTGGTTGCGGCCTGAAGATAATATAGCTTCGTCTCTGCAGAAGACAACAATTGAGATCAGGTAGGTCAATCTCTTCCCAAATTATAGCAACCCGTTGAGGAGAAACATAGAGCTAAAAAGAAGTTATGTGTATAAGAGTATCATTTGAATGGAAGTCACAAAAGGTAATTTACACACGGTCGTAGATGGTTTATCAAGGGCATGGCCCCCAGAAGTCAAAACAAATGATGAGTCTCTCCACTATTCCATTTGTAAAGTGATATTAAAGACAGTAAAAGATGCAATCAACAACCATCATTTCAACTTTTGTtgatggaaagaaaaaaaaaagacatgagCATTATACAAAATTCAAACCTAATGCGAGAAGACATGATG
This region of Brassica napus cultivar Da-Ae chromosome C5, Da-Ae, whole genome shotgun sequence genomic DNA includes:
- the BNAC05G49340D gene encoding uncharacterized protein BNAC05G49340D — translated: MNDLQSISDKMFMDKNVSACDLQESVVCNCKEPTQIVVKDICVDEGVPMVQEKFLFNKEETLKVNGNVSEPKSSEDNKPEECVDTKDVMELVVTGDEVGCEKPPLENVVAESESVSNKALTLRDIISMEDSNKPLNNVNTNEPEGDLGRDIEQRKTVEKKSVSWRYLPSETVEPENQRLNNVLVEDSYDHHHLFSSYEFGARSFSEAAESGLAHITYSGPISISGSLSARSDGSTVSANSFAFPVLQREWNSSPARMVRAKKRQEKGWRHYSLICCRFCRSRVP